TTCTCGGCTGTGGATCTAACATCCGCCGGCTGTAAGTTCGATGCTGGCCGCATCCCTCCGGAACGAAGTGCAAATCATGAACGCTCTCGCGCCCAACATGGACCACCACTGGCTGCCCTTCACCAACAACCGCCTGTTCAAGCAGGAACCGCAGGTTTTCGCGCGGGCGCAGGGCGTACGCTATTGGACGCCCGAGGGGCGGGAAATCCTGGATGGCTCGTCGGGGCTGTTCTGCTGCGCCGCCGGCCACGGCCGGCCGGAAATCGCAGACGTGGTGCATCGGCAACTGATGACCCTGGACTACACCCCGCACTTCCAGCGCGCCGCCCCGGTCTCGTTTGAATTTGCGCAGCGTCTGGCCGCATTGCTGCCGCCGGGCCTGGACCGCCTCTTCTTCGGCAATTCAGGGTCCGAGGCGGTCGATTCCGCCGTCAAGATCTGCCTCGCCTATCACCGCGCCCGGGGCCAAGGCCAGCGCAGCCGCTTCGTCTCGCGCAACTGGGCCTATCACGGCGTCAATATCGGCGGCACCTCGCTGGCCGGCATGGTCAACAACCGGCGCGACTACTCGGGCGTCACCTTCGACACCCTGCATATGCGCCACACCTGGAGCGAGGAGCAGCGCTATACCCGTGGCCAGCCTGAGAGCGGTGCCGACAAGGCCGACGACCTGGAAGACCTGTGCCGGCTGCACGGCGGCGAGACCATCGCCGCCGTCTTCATCGAGCCCGTCGCCGGCTC
This DNA window, taken from Oleomonas cavernae, encodes the following:
- a CDS encoding aminotransferase class III-fold pyridoxal phosphate-dependent enzyme; translation: MNALAPNMDHHWLPFTNNRLFKQEPQVFARAQGVRYWTPEGREILDGSSGLFCCAAGHGRPEIADVVHRQLMTLDYTPHFQRAAPVSFEFAQRLAALLPPGLDRLFFGNSGSEAVDSAVKICLAYHRARGQGQRSRFVSRNWAYHGVNIGGTSLAGMVNNRRDYSGVTFDTLHMRHTWSEEQRYTRGQPESGADKADDLEDLCRLHGGETIAAVFIEPVAGSIGTIVPPKGYLEKLRATCDKYGILLVFDEVITGFGRTGAAFAAQEFKVTPDLITMAKALTNGAIPMSAVAVHRDIQAAVIDAAKGDRPELFHGYTYSAHPVACAAGLAALDIYRDEGLFARGQAMSPKLLDLVFGLRNLPQVTDLRGYGMIAGIQLKPGANPGEKGSLVQRLLFDAGLHVKATGDALIFAPAFVVEEDELARMGEVLQKVLGRGDI